Within the Rosa rugosa chromosome 2, drRosRugo1.1, whole genome shotgun sequence genome, the region TCAGAGATGacctcatatatatattcccAAAGAAGCAGCTCCAACAACAACATAACTCCGTTGATCAAGCTCTCAATTCTGACCAAGTTGCTGCCACTGCAAACACAAAGCCGGATGCCGCTGGAGCCTTCACTTCTGCAAGAGAAAGCTGCAGTTTCGACCCCACGGAATGTGCTATTTGCTTGAAGAAGTTCATGGATGGGGAAGTTTGTCAGATTGACTCGATTCCATCTCGAGTGAAGCATACGTTTCATCAAGAATGTATTGATGAATGGCTTGCAAAACCAAGCCACTGTCCCCTTTGTCGTGAAGAAGTCTAGTTTCATTCATAGGTACAGAGAAGATTACATTAACTAATCCTTTTTTACAGTGGGAGTTGCATCATCAATTAATCCTTCTTATTTTCTACACGTTGGGAGTTGCATCAACCACAACTTGTAGTGTCTACACACACTACTAAGCTTGGCAGATCATACAAATATGTTGTGATAAACAAGAAGAACATGTGCATTTTTACATACTAATCCGCTAATAGACACAAGAAATAGAGATGCCAATAAACATTGCATTAGTAATGGAAGAATCATCCTACTACGATTTATCGATTTCCTTCTTTCAAATCCGCTAGAAAAGCATTTTTTCAATTAAAGCGAACGCAAGTAAAGAAAGTCACTCCACAAGCTTCTTTAATTCAAACTCAGAATACTTAATTTCCAAGCATCCCTGGCTAGATTTGAACTTTATACCTTTACTCATTTACGTCAAAAAGAACAACCAAGTTTACCCAGATTTTGAGCATACAAAAAAGTCACCAACGGTCGGTATAGTTCATTTCCACAAAATCAAAGCATCGCTTTCCGTCCAAAAAAACGATAACATAAACCGAAAGTAACGTATGTACGCTTCGAAAAAAAAACCAGAACACGCAAACAACTCACTTCGCCACGTCTGCCCACTCCGTCGACCAAAACGACCAAAAGCAACACGAAAAGTACCAATCAAAGCCGCACCAAGCGGGTCccactccctccctccctcagaTCACACACAAAACCTTTCAAAATGAACATATGCTTGCTTCCCAGGTAGTACCACTCAACAGTCTTCTTTTACAAAAGCCATGGAGTCCAAGAAgcttctcctcctcttcctcttctgccTTTTCCACTCCGCCTGCCACGTCATCCTCACCGCCGCCATCGGCGTCAACTACGGCACAGTAGCCGACAACCTCCCGCCCCCGTCCCAGGTCGCCACCTTCCTCAAGACCAAGACCACCATCGACCGCGTCAAGATCTTCGACACCAACCCCGACGTCCTCCGCGCCTTCGCCAACACCGGCATCGCCGTCACCGTCACCGTCGGTAACGGCGACTTCCCGCCCCTCGCCAAGCTCCCCGCCGCCCAGTCATGGGTGGCCGACAACATCCTCCCCTTCTATCCCCGCACCAACATCAACCGAATCGCCGTCGGGAACGAAATCCTAGCCACGTCGGACAAGGACCTTATCGCGCATCTCCTGCCGGCTATGAAGGCGCTCCACTCGGCTCTCAACCTCGCCAACATCACCGCCATTCAGGTATCGACACCTCACTCGCTCGGCATTCTAGCCCCCAACACGGGCCCACCGAGCCTCGGACAGTTCCGGAGCGGCTACGACAAGATCATATTCGAGCCGATCTTGGAGTACCATCGCCAGACCAAATCGCCGTTCCTCGTCAACCCATACCCGTTTTTCGGACTCTCACCTGATACGCTCAACTACGCGACTTTCAGGCCAAACGGCGGCGTTTTCGACAATGCCACCGGCATGAACTACACCAACATGTTCGACGCCCAGATGGACGCGGTTTTCTCCGCGATGAAGAAGGTCGGGTATGAAGACGTGGATCTAGTAGTCGCCGAAACCGGTTGGCCCTCCGCGGGTGACCCGAACCAACTCGGTGTGAGCTTGGAAAACGCGGTTTCGTACAACGGGAACCTCATCCGCCACGTCGGCTCCGGGAAGGGCACGCCGTTGATGCCGAACAGGACGTTCGAGACTTACATTTTCGCGCTGTTCAATGAGAACCTGAAGCCCACGCTGTCGGAGCAGAATTACGGGCTGTTCAAACCCGACCTCGACCCGGTTTACGACGTGGGCCTTTTACGCAACGGGCAGGTAAATTCGTAATATCGTAATAATGACGAGTTAATTGCCTGTAGcactttgcttcttcttcttcatatctGTTCATGTGGTAGCCGTTCAATGCATGACACGTCGCTGGATCACAACGCTTGGAACCCTCCATATTCCAAGTTTGTGCTCTGCGTCTCTGACACACTGCGTCCCAGCTTTTTCAAAAATGAGTCGGCGGTTTTGCTTACGACAAAGCTTTTACGCGTCGTTGTCGTTTTGTGTGTAATGACCGTGCGTTTCATATTTTATCTAATTAGGCACCGGGCCCCACATCCGGCCCGGCATCAGGCCCATCAGCGAGTACCGCAGCAGGCCCAGCAGCGATGGGTCCCACGCCCGATGTAGTTGCGCAACCACCGTCGTCGACGGGGAAGAGGTGGTGCGTGCCGAAACCGAACGCTACCGAGGCGACGCTGCAGAAGAACATAGACTACGTTTGCAGCAGCGGAGTGGACTGCAAGCCCATACAGAACGGTGGGTCGTGCTTTGAGCCGAACACTGTGAAGTCACACGCGGCTTACGTCATGAACGCCTATTACCAGGATCATGGGCCACAGGATATTAACTGCGATTTCAACGGCACCGGAGTGGTCACCACCGCTGATCCCAGTAAGTTATATATTTCAGCAAAAATTAATAATAGTGGAAATTGCAAAATTAAAAAGGCTAATAATTGGGTGGCGCGTTGCAGGTTACAAAACGTGCACGTACCCTAACAAGGCGGAGAAGGAGGCAAAGTCGGTGGCGGGAAGCTCAACGAGAATGAGATGTAGCAAAGTGGCTCTGTCCTTTCTAATGGTCGGTTGTGGTGTAATGTTTAATATTTAGGGAAATAGAGTCGAgttttttatgttgttttagGGTGACTACATTTGTAGTGGGGACTATAATTCTAGAGGTGGCAATTGTTGGCCATTTTTTGGGTGCTAGGGCATGAGATTTGAAGCTAATAGCTAGTAATTATCTAGGGTTTGGACCATTAAGATGTTATTTAAGGTACACTCTAAATTTTTCACACATATAATAATAACCTGTTTCATGTCTCTCTGCCTGTAACGTGCTGGTTTTGATGATTTCTAGTCAATTTTAGGGTTATTGCAGAATGGGCCTAGCTTTGGTTGATTAGGCATTCCAGTCCTATTAAGGTGGCTAGAAAACAGCTCATGTCCAGAACTTTAGGTCCATTTGATATTGCTGCCAAAAGGTCATAAACACTGtaaaaaattataaagaaaattagttacaaatttttttgggaaaaaaatacaaacagtactcCAATTATGGCccattctaaattttcataCCAAACTATccaaaactatcacattggtacccAGGTTATCCAGCGCGACCCAACATTCATACACGCCGTCTATAACAGCGTTAAATGTGGCATATTTTCAGGGGTATTTTGGTCTTTTCGTGTGTCTTCaccttaatttttattttttattatttttttaactgAATTTTTTATTAGTTATATTTACGTATAAGGGAATATCAGCCCTTCATTTCCACTCACTCTAAAATCCCACGGCCAGAAAAATAAAACCACTGTTTTTGGCTTTCTaatccattttctctttctttgccAATAGAAATCTAGTTCTCTTCATCTCCTCTATCCATTCTGAAACCAGACCTTCCTCTCAGCCATAAACCACCTCCCTGATTACATCCATCATCACCGTCATCACCAAATCTCTTTACAACCCCAGAGGAAAAAGAGAGGTATCCCCACAGATCCATTATTCTATTGACAATTTTATCTTGATTAATTCATCAACTGGGCATAAGAAGAAAGGAACAAATCCAAACTCCGAAAACTACCAATCCATTTGATCCAAATTCCACAAACATCTAATCCAAATTCAAAAAGATTAATCCAAATTAAGAAGAAACAAGGAGAAGAATGGGGAAAACCCGACATtgagcccagaaaaaaaaaaaacaaaacccgCTTGCCTTCTTCTTTTCCGATCACCTCGCAGCCGTCTCCAGCCTCTATCACCCACTTTATACAACAAatcgggggagagagagagagagagagagagagagagagagagagagagagagagagagagagagagagagagagagagagagagagagagagagagagagagagagagaagggactAAAGAATGGGGCTGGGTAAAGTAAATGACACAAATACCCATCAAATACGCCACGTGGCATACGTGTTAACCCCGTTATGGACGGCGGAGAATAGTCACTtcggtcactcaactatgactcattcgacactttggtcactcaagtttcaaatatatcactttgatcactcaagtattacactgtcattcacaaaagtcactttgttgtgagaaaaaataaCCTTTgggtgacttttgtgaatgatagtgtaatacttgagtgaccaaagtgatatatttgaaacttgagtgaccaaagtgtcgaatgagtcatagttgagtgaccatttatgAAATTCTCcctaaaaaaatacaaaagaatATAAAATGTATCGGATACTTATAATCActtaaaaatgattttaaaaGACATTTGTCAAGTGTTATCTAACTAAAAGGTATTTTTGCCACATTTGAAAGCACTTTTAAGCTTTTTTAGAAGCAATCCCAAATAAGTGTATCTTTTAAATTCTCGTTATTGGCATATTAACGATATAAATTTCTATTAAATAAATGGGTAAAAATTCCACATGGTACTTAAACTATTGCGAAATGTATTTTTTGGTCATAAGCGCTTTTGAATTCATTAAGAAaagggaaaatggtccgtacgATACCCGAATTtttcctccttataacttttggtacctgaacttcaaaaaatatcactatggtacctgaggttctttgCCCGACCGAAGATTGGTACATATGGCCGTTACCTCCGTTACGGAACTTGCCAGCTGTCAAGttttgaagggtattttcaTCCCTTCATGtctaaaactttttttttaactaaataTATTTTCCCTTTCTCtgcaataataataaaataaaaagaaaaccgttctcttcttcttcctttaggACCTTCACCGAAACCAGACTTGGGTTAAGATGATTTGATGGAACTTGTGATGCAGAACaagagaaatgagaaatgaagaaTATACACACCAAACGATGCCGTATGCGCCTTTGCCGATGGGCATGATGGGGGGCTTGTACTTGGCGGTGACCTCGAAGATGTTGCTGAAGATGTTGTACTGGATGAATCTGCCAGCGTGGCTCGGCGTCGCCGGAATGGCCTCCGCCCCCATCTGATGATGAGGTGCCGGTGGCTGCTGGGTGAGGCCCGCCTCTTACATCACCGTGTCTGCTGAttgagctcc harbors:
- the LOC133732042 gene encoding glucan endo-1,3-beta-glucosidase-like gives rise to the protein MESKKLLLLFLFCLFHSACHVILTAAIGVNYGTVADNLPPPSQVATFLKTKTTIDRVKIFDTNPDVLRAFANTGIAVTVTVGNGDFPPLAKLPAAQSWVADNILPFYPRTNINRIAVGNEILATSDKDLIAHLLPAMKALHSALNLANITAIQVSTPHSLGILAPNTGPPSLGQFRSGYDKIIFEPILEYHRQTKSPFLVNPYPFFGLSPDTLNYATFRPNGGVFDNATGMNYTNMFDAQMDAVFSAMKKVGYEDVDLVVAETGWPSAGDPNQLGVSLENAVSYNGNLIRHVGSGKGTPLMPNRTFETYIFALFNENLKPTLSEQNYGLFKPDLDPVYDVGLLRNGQAPGPTSGPASGPSASTAAGPAAMGPTPDVVAQPPSSTGKRWCVPKPNATEATLQKNIDYVCSSGVDCKPIQNGGSCFEPNTVKSHAAYVMNAYYQDHGPQDINCDFNGTGVVTTADPSYKTCTYPNKAEKEAKSVAGSSTRMRCSKVALSFLMVGCGVMFNI